One region of Wolbachia endosymbiont of Drosophila innubila genomic DNA includes:
- the hemE gene encoding uroporphyrinogen decarboxylase: protein MESGKTTIAKIIKRNEPGGRVPIWLMRQAGRSLPEYRKAVENMNNFMEICYNTDLVTELTLQPVTRFDMDAAIIFSDILIIADVLGCDVNFVRGVGPIIKPVESPKELKGPQEIETKTLPILNAIKKVRSQLPKEKSLIGFAGGPWTVASYIIEGRSSKTFSKVLNFYPSCLKEIIERITEVTIIYLIKQIEFGADVIQLFDSNAGALSEPLFKEYVIEPTKRIILAIKDRFSDFPIIGFPRSAGNLYKDYCEQTGVSAVSIDYNVPIKWAKANLNIPLQGNLDPNLLAYNKTEAIKEAKRIIDCFRDLPFIFNLGHGVLPDTPVENIAALVNLVKSY from the coding sequence TTGGAAAGCGGCAAAACAACAATAGCGAAAATTATTAAGAGAAATGAGCCGGGTGGAAGAGTGCCTATCTGGCTAATGCGTCAGGCTGGCAGGTCTCTTCCTGAGTACCGCAAAGCAGTAGAAAATATGAATAATTTTATGGAGATATGCTACAACACAGATTTAGTGACAGAATTGACGTTACAGCCGGTGACAAGATTTGACATGGATGCGGCGATAATTTTTTCAGACATTTTAATAATAGCTGATGTTTTGGGTTGTGACGTGAATTTCGTACGCGGTGTAGGTCCAATAATAAAACCCGTGGAAAGTCCTAAGGAATTGAAGGGTCCACAAGAAATTGAAACTAAAACCTTACCAATTCTAAACGCTATAAAAAAAGTCAGAAGCCAATTACCAAAAGAAAAATCTCTCATAGGATTTGCTGGTGGACCATGGACAGTAGCCTCATACATCATAGAAGGTAGGAGCAGCAAAACTTTTTCCAAAGTATTAAATTTTTATCCTTCGTGTTTGAAGGAAATAATTGAACGAATAACGGAAGTAACGATTATTTATCTAATTAAACAGATAGAATTTGGAGCAGATGTTATTCAGCTATTTGACAGTAATGCTGGTGCGTTATCGGAACCATTGTTTAAAGAATATGTTATCGAACCAACAAAGAGAATTATCTTGGCAATAAAGGATAGATTTTCTGATTTTCCAATAATAGGTTTTCCAAGGTCTGCTGGAAATCTTTATAAAGATTACTGCGAACAAACAGGTGTATCTGCAGTAAGTATAGATTATAATGTTCCAATAAAATGGGCGAAAGCGAATCTAAATATCCCTCTACAAGGAAACCTTGATCCTAATCTTTTAGCCTATAATAAAACGGAAGCAATCAAAGAAGCAAAACGTATAATAGATTGCTTTAGAGATTTACCCTTCATATTTAATCTCGGACATGGAGTACTCCCTGATACTCCAGTTGAAAATATTGCTGCATTGGTAAACCTGGTAAAAAGCTACTAA